One region of Trichosurus vulpecula isolate mTriVul1 chromosome 1, mTriVul1.pri, whole genome shotgun sequence genomic DNA includes:
- the ANKRD34B gene encoding ankyrin repeat domain-containing protein 34B — translation MDEAIEFSNDGNSLIKAVYQSRLRLTRLLLEGGAYINESNDRGETPLMIACKTKHIDHQSVSKVKMVKYLLENNADPNIQDKTGKTALMHACLEKAGPEIVSLLIKSGADLSLQDHSSYSALVYAINAEDRDTLNVLLNACKAQGKEVIIITTAKSPSGRHTTKQYLNMPPGDMEGFHSPTSCTTPSDIEIKTTSSRSNSSETDKGLFGFKDLDLSGSSDDASEPGSPTGRPAAVHSGPKLGQAQHLHLDPWIKSPPSLLHQGRVASLQEELQDITPEEEFSLKINGLALSKRFITRHQSIDVKDAAHLLKAFEQAGSRKLSYDEIYSQPLFSEGSNPCSDITVDQDPESTAQAMFVSTLRSIVQKRSSGANHYSSDSQLTTDLTPPTSEDGKTFVGKKKIISPSPSVLAGSKELPENVPPGPLSRRNHAMLERRGSGAFPLDHTAQTRPGFLPPLNVNSHPPIPDIGVSNKISSLFSCGQKILMPTVPTFPKEFKSKKMLLRRQSLQTEQIKQLVNF, via the coding sequence GAAACCCCTTTAATGATAGCTTGTAAGACCAAGCATATCGACCACCAGAGCGTCAGCAAAGTCAAAATGGTCAAGTATCTGTTGGAAAATAATGCCGATCCTAACATACAAGACAAAACTGGGAAAACAGCCTTGATGCACGCTTGCTTAGAAAAGGCGGGCCCTGAAATAGTCTCCTTGCTGATAAAAAGTGGTGCCGACTTGAGCCTGCAAGACCACTCTAGTTACTCAGCCTTGGTTTACGCTATCAATGCAGAGGACAGAGATACCTTGAACGTTCTCCTCAATGCTTGCAAGGCACAAGGAAAAGAAGTCATCATAATCACGACAGCTAAGTCTCCCTCCGGGAGGCACACTACCAAGCAGTACTTGAATATGCCCCCTGGGGATATGGAGGGATTTCATTCTCCAACCTCCTGTACTACCCCTTCGGACATAGAGATTAAAACCACTTCTTCCCGATCAAACTCCTCGGAAACGGATAAAGGACTTTTTGGCTTTAAAGATCTGGATCTTTCTGGTAGCAGTGACGATGCCTCAGAACCAGGTTCCCCTACTGGAAGACCTGCTGCAGTTCATAGTGGGCCTAAGCTGGGCCAAGCGCAACACCTGCATTTAGATCCTTGGATAAAAAGCCCCCCTTCACTCTTGCACCAGGGTAGAGTGGCCTCTTTACAAGAAGAACTTCAGGATATTACACCGGAGGAAGAATTCTCTCTGAAAATAAACGGGCTAGCCCTATCAAAGCGGTTTATCACCAGACACCAAAGTATTGATGTGAAAGACGCCGCACATTTGTTAAAGGCCTTTGAACAGGCTGGTTCTAGGAAGCTGTCTTATGATGAGATCTATTCGCAGCCCCTTTTTTCAGAAGGAAGCAATCCCTGCAGCGACATCACTGTGGACCAGGACCCTGAGTCAACAGCCCAGGCAATGTTTGTTTCTACCCTGAGAAGTATCGTCCAAAAGAGAAGCTCGGGGGCAAATCACTATAGTTCGGATTCTCAGCTCACTACCGATCTCACTCCACCAACTTCAGAAGATGGAAAAACAtttgtaggaaagaaaaaaatcatctcccCATCTCCATCGGTGCTGGCGGGGTCCAAGGAATTGCCAGAGAATGTGCCTCCCGGCCCGCTGAGCAGGAGAAATCACGCGATGCTGGAAAGACGGGGTTCGGGGGCATTCCCACTAGATCACACAGCACAAACCCGGCCAGGGTTTCTTCCTCCCTTAAATGTGAATTCCCATCCTCCTATCCCGGATATCGGTGTTAGCAACAAGATTTCCAGCCTCTTTTCTTGTGGACAAAAGATACTCATGCCAACAGTCCCTACGTTTCCCAAAGAGTTCAAAAGCAAGAAAATGTTGTTAAGGAGACAATCAttacaaacagaacaaattaaACAATTAGTAAACTTTTAA